One stretch of Aeromicrobium fastidiosum DNA includes these proteins:
- a CDS encoding carbon-nitrogen hydrolase family protein, with amino-acid sequence MTITHLAAASAAFGRDLDEAYALIARLVDEARARDVRLLALPEATLGGYLSTLHTDGDGPDSLPPVLDVDGPELRRVAEIAGDMTLVLGFCEADGGTRYNSAAAVNGDGVLGVHRKVHQPLGENLYYEAGDVYQAVDTPVGRLGMLICYDKAFPEAARALALDGAQVVACISAWPSSRTAGAADIAEDRWTKRFNLFDQARALENQIVWVAANQVGTFGSMRFVANAKIVGPGGDVLATTGTDAGLAIAGVDLDEALDTARRSMFHLRDRRPETYVMKAPVHA; translated from the coding sequence ATGACCATCACCCACCTGGCCGCGGCATCGGCCGCCTTCGGGCGAGACCTCGACGAGGCCTACGCGCTGATCGCCCGGCTCGTCGACGAGGCGCGAGCACGCGACGTCCGACTGCTCGCACTGCCCGAGGCGACGCTGGGCGGCTACCTCTCGACGCTGCACACCGATGGTGACGGCCCCGACTCGCTGCCACCCGTCCTCGACGTGGACGGACCCGAGCTGCGCCGGGTCGCCGAGATCGCCGGCGACATGACCCTCGTGCTCGGCTTCTGCGAGGCGGACGGCGGCACCCGCTACAACAGCGCGGCGGCCGTGAACGGTGACGGCGTGCTGGGCGTGCACCGCAAGGTGCACCAGCCGCTGGGAGAGAACCTCTACTACGAGGCCGGAGACGTGTACCAAGCCGTCGACACTCCGGTCGGCAGGCTCGGCATGCTGATCTGCTACGACAAGGCCTTCCCCGAGGCGGCGCGCGCCCTGGCCCTCGACGGGGCACAGGTCGTTGCCTGCATCTCGGCCTGGCCCTCGTCGCGCACCGCGGGTGCTGCCGACATCGCCGAGGACCGGTGGACCAAGCGGTTCAACCTGTTCGACCAGGCGCGGGCGCTCGAGAACCAGATCGTGTGGGTCGCCGCCAACCAGGTCGGCACGTTCGGGTCGATGCGGTTCGTCGCGAACGCCAAGATCGTCGGGCCGGGCGGCGACGTGCTCGCCACGACCGGCACCGACGCCGGGCTGGCGATCGCCGGGGTCGACCTCGACGAGGCGCTCGACACCGCGCGGCGGTCGATGTTCCACCTGCGCGACCGCCGCCCCGAGACCTACGTCATGAAGGCGCCGGTCCATGCCTGA
- a CDS encoding MSMEG_0570 family nitrogen starvation response protein, translating into MPEMTVTVRWPDGRVADCYSPSLVMHDHLSAGTSYRVDEFVRRAAVALGEASERVRATYGFTCSASAASLERIERSAATFDPHDSVDVLDMQPPLPVTQETA; encoded by the coding sequence ATGCCTGAGATGACCGTGACGGTGCGCTGGCCCGACGGGCGCGTCGCCGACTGCTACTCGCCGTCGCTCGTGATGCACGACCACCTGTCCGCCGGGACGTCGTACCGCGTCGACGAGTTCGTCCGCCGGGCCGCGGTGGCCCTCGGCGAGGCGAGCGAGCGCGTCCGGGCCACGTACGGCTTCACGTGCTCGGCGTCGGCCGCCTCGCTCGAGCGCATCGAGCGGAGCGCCGCGACCTTCGACCCGCACGACTCGGTCGACGTCCTCGACATGCAACCACCCCTTCCCGTCACCCAGGAGACCGCATGA
- a CDS encoding MSMEG_0569 family flavin-dependent oxidoreductase: MSIPVAIVGAGQAGLSVSWFLKREGVEHVLLEASTTAHEWTDRRWDNFTLVTPNWHCRLPGYAYDGDDPDGFMTREQVAAWLAGYADSFAPPVREHTAVTSLVERDGGGFVLTLRGPDGEETLEAEHVVLATGGYHVPIVPPFAAAIDPSITQVHSADYRNASQLPDGDVLVVGSGQSGAQIAEDLHLEGRSVHLALGDAPRVARTYRGRDCMTWLADMGLYDTPVQQYPGGRAAREKTNHYVTGRDGGRDIDLRQFAAEGMRLYGLMSGAEGTTLSFEPTMTQALDSADAVYNSICRDIDAYIEREGIDAPPGGRYDPVWVPDHEPRVLDLAAAGVTSIIWGIGYRPDYRWVKVGVFDGAAAPTHTRGVTSVPGLYFLGLPWMHTWGSGRFAGIARDAEHVFSCIVGARRPAAADR, translated from the coding sequence ATGAGCATTCCCGTCGCGATCGTCGGCGCCGGCCAGGCCGGACTGTCGGTCAGCTGGTTCCTGAAGCGGGAGGGCGTCGAGCACGTGCTGCTCGAGGCGTCCACCACCGCCCACGAGTGGACCGATCGGCGGTGGGACAACTTCACCCTCGTGACGCCCAACTGGCACTGCCGGCTGCCCGGCTACGCGTACGACGGCGACGATCCCGACGGGTTCATGACCCGCGAGCAGGTCGCCGCCTGGCTGGCGGGCTACGCCGACAGCTTCGCCCCGCCTGTCCGCGAGCACACCGCCGTGACGTCGCTGGTCGAGCGTGACGGCGGCGGGTTCGTGCTGACGCTGCGGGGACCGGACGGCGAAGAGACACTCGAGGCCGAGCACGTCGTCCTGGCGACCGGCGGCTACCACGTGCCGATCGTGCCGCCGTTCGCCGCGGCGATCGACCCGTCGATCACGCAGGTGCACTCGGCCGACTACCGCAACGCCAGCCAGCTGCCGGACGGCGACGTGCTCGTCGTGGGATCGGGACAGTCGGGCGCGCAGATCGCCGAGGACCTCCACCTGGAGGGACGGTCGGTGCACCTCGCGCTGGGCGACGCGCCACGCGTCGCGCGCACCTACCGTGGGCGTGACTGCATGACCTGGCTCGCCGACATGGGCCTGTACGACACCCCCGTGCAGCAGTACCCGGGCGGTCGGGCGGCACGGGAGAAGACCAATCACTACGTCACGGGCCGCGACGGCGGGCGCGACATCGACCTGCGCCAGTTCGCGGCCGAGGGCATGCGCCTGTACGGGCTGATGTCGGGCGCGGAGGGCACGACCCTGTCGTTCGAACCGACCATGACGCAGGCCCTCGACAGCGCGGACGCGGTCTACAACTCGATCTGCCGCGACATCGACGCGTACATCGAGCGGGAGGGCATCGACGCCCCGCCCGGTGGCCGGTACGACCCGGTCTGGGTGCCCGACCACGAGCCGCGGGTGCTCGACCTCGCAGCTGCCGGCGTCACGTCGATCATCTGGGGCATCGGCTACCGACCCGACTACCGCTGGGTCAAGGTGGGGGTGTTCGACGGTGCTGCGGCACCCACCCACACGCGTGGCGTGACGTCGGTGCCGGGGCTCTACTTCCTCGGCCTGCCGTGGATGCACACGTGGGGATCGGGACGGTTCGCCGGCATCGCACGCGACGCCGAGCATGTCTTCTCGTGCATCGTCGGGGCTCGCCGGCCCGCCGCGGCGGATCGCTAG
- a CDS encoding carbon-nitrogen hydrolase family protein: protein MRLASVAAHFGRDIDRSLEKMAGIVADARSAGVDLLVFPDATLGGYLSDLRHPDAHALPPAVTEDSFEVGRVVAMAGDMTVCFGYTEEEVVDGHAHTYNAALCVTGDGILGRHRKVHQPAGEALAYRAGSTFEAFDSPVGRMGMMIDYDKTFPEAARSLALDGAHVVACLSAWPASVTDRASRLPQDRQSRLFDLYDSARAAENQIVWVSSNQTGVMGGLRFLGQAKIVGPGGDVLARTWSKGALAVAEIDVEAEIVRARRILHHLDERAPDSYVTTPRGDA from the coding sequence GTGCGCCTGGCCTCGGTCGCCGCGCACTTCGGGCGCGACATCGACCGGTCGCTCGAGAAGATGGCCGGCATCGTCGCCGACGCCCGCAGCGCTGGCGTCGACCTGCTGGTCTTTCCCGACGCGACCCTCGGCGGCTACCTCTCCGACCTGCGGCACCCGGACGCCCATGCGCTGCCGCCTGCCGTCACGGAGGACTCGTTCGAGGTCGGCCGGGTCGTCGCGATGGCCGGCGACATGACGGTGTGCTTCGGCTACACCGAGGAGGAGGTCGTCGACGGGCACGCGCATACCTACAACGCGGCACTGTGCGTGACGGGCGACGGCATCCTCGGCCGCCACCGCAAGGTGCACCAGCCCGCGGGGGAGGCCCTGGCCTACCGGGCCGGCTCGACGTTCGAGGCCTTCGACAGCCCGGTCGGGCGCATGGGGATGATGATCGACTACGACAAGACCTTCCCCGAGGCGGCCCGGTCGCTGGCCCTCGACGGCGCGCACGTCGTGGCCTGCCTGTCGGCGTGGCCCGCGAGCGTCACCGACCGGGCGTCCCGCCTGCCGCAGGACCGGCAGTCGCGCCTGTTCGACCTCTACGACAGCGCGCGGGCCGCCGAGAACCAGATCGTGTGGGTCTCGTCCAACCAGACGGGCGTCATGGGCGGTCTGCGGTTCCTGGGCCAGGCGAAGATCGTCGGCCCCGGCGGTGACGTGCTGGCCCGGACGTGGTCGAAGGGCGCGCTCGCCGTCGCCGAGATCGATGTGGAGGCCGAGATCGTCCGGGCCCGGCGCATCCTGCACCACCTCGACGAGCGCGCGCCGGACAGCTACGTCACGACGCCGCGGGGGGACGCGTGA
- a CDS encoding MSMEG_0565 family glycosyltransferase, with amino-acid sequence MRIALLTYSTKPRGGVVHTLALAEALSRAGAEVDVWTLGRGGDATFYRAVDPSVGVHAVPFPEQPGEDVGARIQRSIVVLRDAFRPDAYDIVHAQDCISANAALPCLRTIHHLDTFTTPELVACHERAVVDPVGRICVSESVAAEVKAGWGLQPTVIPNGVDAGRFARAAGPDGAAGRAAWHDRLGPYVLALGGIEPRKGSIDLLEAYALMRRRCADVRLVFAGGETLFDYRDYRAAFERRAAELSVDHEMLGVVDEGELASLVAGAAAMAFVSTKEGFGLAAMEALAAGVPVVARDLPVLREVFGDAVRFASEPMAMAGALAAVLSDPPDPQIGRDLAASYTWEAAARAHLDFYAAHLT; translated from the coding sequence GTGAGGATCGCGCTGCTGACGTACTCGACCAAGCCGCGAGGCGGCGTCGTGCACACGCTGGCCCTGGCCGAGGCGCTGAGCCGCGCGGGGGCCGAGGTCGACGTCTGGACGCTCGGACGTGGGGGCGACGCGACGTTCTACCGCGCCGTCGACCCGTCCGTCGGGGTTCACGCGGTGCCGTTCCCCGAGCAGCCCGGCGAGGACGTCGGGGCGCGCATCCAGCGGTCCATCGTGGTGCTGCGCGACGCCTTCAGGCCCGACGCCTACGACATCGTGCACGCGCAGGACTGCATCAGCGCCAATGCCGCGCTGCCGTGCCTGCGCACGATCCACCACCTCGACACCTTCACGACGCCCGAGCTGGTCGCGTGCCACGAGCGGGCGGTCGTCGACCCGGTCGGACGCATCTGCGTCTCGGAGTCGGTCGCCGCGGAGGTCAAGGCGGGCTGGGGCCTGCAGCCGACCGTGATCCCCAACGGGGTCGACGCTGGGCGATTCGCCCGGGCCGCCGGTCCAGACGGCGCGGCGGGGCGGGCGGCGTGGCACGACCGGCTCGGGCCGTACGTCCTCGCGCTGGGTGGCATCGAGCCGCGCAAGGGCAGCATCGACCTGCTCGAGGCCTATGCGCTGATGCGGCGCCGCTGCGCAGACGTCCGCCTGGTGTTCGCGGGCGGCGAGACATTGTTCGACTACCGCGACTACCGGGCCGCCTTCGAGCGGCGCGCCGCCGAGCTGAGCGTCGACCACGAGATGCTCGGCGTCGTCGACGAGGGCGAGCTGGCGTCCCTGGTGGCCGGCGCGGCGGCGATGGCGTTCGTGTCGACCAAGGAGGGCTTCGGGCTCGCGGCCATGGAGGCGCTCGCGGCGGGGGTGCCGGTCGTCGCCCGTGACCTGCCGGTGCTGCGCGAGGTCTTCGGCGACGCCGTGCGGTTCGCCTCCGAGCCCATGGCGATGGCCGGGGCGCTGGCCGCGGTGCTGTCCGACCCGCCCGATCCGCAGATCGGCCGCGACCTGGCGGCGTCCTACACGTGGGAGGCGGCGGCGCGGGCGCACCTCGACTTCTACGCCGCGCACCTGACGTGA
- a CDS encoding AMP-binding protein, which yields MSIGRALTHLADAAPDAVAVRCGDAILKRRELDRVADGVARAWAERVGHDDLVTIALPNGIDFVVACVATWKLGATPQPLSPRIGPGERAAVLDLARPALVVDAELVRAGGLVPSDDDTPLPDLVASSWKAPTTSGSTGRPKIVRSTTPATVDPTAAIAPFVPRHAVQLVAGPMFHAAPFVYAMRGLMTGHELVMLPRFDAAAALQAIERHRVTWTMLVPTMMQRIWRLEGREAHDVSSLESVLHLGARCAPWLKRSWIEWLGPDRVVEVYAGTESQGIAMITGNEWLAHPGSVGGAVSGSEFRIVRLDGTVAAPDERGEIVMRRQAGPTYQYVGAEPHVRDGWHTLGDAGWMDSDGYLFVADRLDDVIVTGGATVQPADVEAVLDEHPAVRSSVVVPRPHGDLGQAVHAVVDVAAGEVTVAELAAWTRARLDPEKVPRSWQLVRDELRDDTGKVRRRDHR from the coding sequence ATGTCGATCGGCAGGGCGTTGACGCACCTGGCCGACGCGGCACCCGACGCCGTCGCCGTCCGATGTGGCGACGCGATCCTGAAACGGCGCGAGCTCGATCGTGTCGCCGACGGCGTCGCGCGGGCCTGGGCTGAGCGCGTCGGGCACGACGACCTCGTCACGATCGCGTTGCCCAACGGGATCGACTTCGTCGTCGCGTGCGTCGCGACCTGGAAGCTCGGGGCCACCCCCCAACCCCTGTCGCCGCGGATCGGACCGGGGGAGCGCGCGGCCGTCCTCGACCTCGCCCGTCCTGCACTCGTCGTCGACGCCGAGCTCGTGCGGGCCGGTGGACTGGTGCCGTCCGACGACGACACGCCGCTGCCCGATCTGGTCGCGTCGTCGTGGAAGGCGCCCACGACCAGCGGCAGCACGGGGCGGCCCAAGATCGTCAGGTCGACGACCCCGGCGACGGTCGACCCCACGGCGGCGATCGCGCCCTTCGTGCCGCGGCACGCCGTGCAGCTCGTGGCCGGTCCGATGTTCCACGCCGCGCCGTTCGTCTACGCGATGCGCGGACTCATGACAGGTCACGAGCTCGTGATGCTGCCCAGGTTCGACGCAGCCGCGGCCCTGCAGGCGATCGAGCGCCACCGCGTGACCTGGACGATGCTCGTGCCGACCATGATGCAGCGCATCTGGCGGCTCGAGGGACGCGAGGCGCACGACGTCTCGTCGCTGGAGAGCGTCCTGCACCTCGGTGCACGGTGCGCGCCGTGGCTCAAGCGGTCGTGGATCGAGTGGCTCGGACCCGACCGGGTCGTCGAGGTCTACGCCGGCACCGAGTCGCAGGGCATCGCGATGATCACGGGAAACGAGTGGCTGGCGCATCCCGGATCGGTCGGTGGGGCCGTCTCGGGGTCGGAGTTCCGCATCGTGCGCCTTGACGGCACCGTGGCGGCACCGGACGAGCGCGGCGAGATCGTGATGCGTCGCCAGGCAGGCCCGACCTACCAGTACGTGGGAGCCGAGCCGCACGTGCGCGACGGCTGGCACACGTTGGGCGACGCGGGCTGGATGGACTCCGACGGCTACCTGTTCGTCGCCGACCGCCTCGACGACGTCATCGTGACGGGGGGTGCCACGGTGCAGCCCGCCGACGTCGAGGCCGTGCTGGACGAGCATCCCGCGGTGCGGTCGTCCGTCGTCGTCCCCCGGCCCCACGGCGACCTGGGCCAGGCCGTCCACGCCGTCGTCGATGTCGCGGCAGGCGAGGTCACCGTGGCGGAGCTGGCGGCGTGGACCCGCGCCCGCCTCGACCCCGAGAAGGTGCCCCGCAGCTGGCAGCTGGTCCGCGACGAGCTTCGGGACGACACCGGCAAGGTCCGTCGCCGCGACCACCGCTGA